Proteins found in one Hordeum vulgare subsp. vulgare unplaced genomic scaffold, MorexV3_pseudomolecules_assembly, whole genome shotgun sequence genomic segment:
- the LOC123420290 gene encoding photosystem I assembly protein Ycf3, which produces MPRSRVNGNFIDKTFSIIANILLRIIPTTSGEKKAFTYYRDGMLAQSEGNYAEALQNYYEATRLEIDPYDRSYILYNIGLIHTSNGEHTKALEYYFRALERNPFLPQAFNNMAVICHYRGEQAILEGDSEIAEAWFDQAAEYWKQAIALTPGNYIEAQNWLKITKRFEFE; this is translated from the exons ATGCCTAGATCCCGTGTAAATGGAAATTTCATTGATAAGACCTTCTCAATTATAGCCAATATTTTATTGCGAATAATTCCGACAACCTCAGGAGAAAAAAAGGCATTTACTTATTATAGAGATG GGATGTTGGCTCAATCCGAAGGAAATTATGCGGAAGCTTTGCAAAATTATTATGAAGCTACGCGACTAGAAATCGATCCCTATGATCGAAGTTATATACTCTATAACATAGGCCTTATACACACAAGCAATGGAGAGCATACAAAGGCTTTGGAATATTATTTCCGGGCACTAGAACGAAACCCCTTCTTACCGCAAGCTTTTAATAATATGGCCGTGATCTGTCATT ACCGAGGAGAACAGGCCATTCTAGAGGGTGATTCGGAAATTGCGGAAGCTTGGTTTGATCAAGCTGCTGAATATTGGAAACAAGCTATAGCGCTTACTCCGGGAAATTATATTGAAGCACAAAACTGGTTGAAGATTACGAAGCGCTTTGAATTTGAATAA
- the LOC123420287 gene encoding ATP synthase subunit beta, chloroplastic: protein MRTNPTTSRPGVSTSEEKSTGRIDQIIGPVLDVTFPPGKLPYIYNALVVQSRDTADKQINVTCEVQQLLGNNRVRAVAMSATDGLMRGMEVIDTGAPLSVPVGGATLGRIFNVLGEPVDNLGPVDSSATFPIHRSAPAFIELDTKLSIFETGIKVVDLLAPYRRGGKIGLFGGAGVGKTVLIMELINNIAKAHGGVSVFGGVGERTREGNDLYMEMKESGVINEKNIEESKVALVYGQMNEPPGARMRVGLTALTMAEYFRDVNKQDVLLFIDNIFRFVQAGSEVSALLGRMPSAVGYQPTLSTEMGSLQERIASTKKGSITSIQAVYVPADDLTDPAPATTFAHLDATTVLSRGLASKGIYPAVDPLDSTSTMLQPRIVGNEHYETAQRVKETLQRYKELQDIIAILGLDELSEEDRLTVARARKIERFLSQPFFVAEVFTGSPGKYVALAETIRGFQLILSGELDGLPEQAFYLVGNIDEASTKAITLEEENKSQK from the coding sequence ATGAGAACCAATCCTACTACTTCTCGTCCCGGGGTTTCCACAAGTGAAGAAAAAAGTACAGGtcgtatcgatcaaattattggaCCCGTGCTGGATGTCACTTTTCCCCCGGGCAAGTTACCTTATATTTATAACGCTTTAGTAGTCCAGAGTAGAGACACTGCCGATAAGCAAATTAATGTGACTTGTGAGGTACAACAATTATTAGGAAATAATCGAGTTAGAGCTGTAGCTATGAGTGCTACGGACGGGTTGATGAGAGGAATGGAAGTGATTGACACGGGAGCTCCTCTCAGTGTTCCGGTCGGTGGAGCTACTCTCGGACGAATTTTCAACGTTCTTGGGGAGCCTGTTGACAATTTGGGTCCTGTAGATAGTAGTGCAACGTTCCCTATTCATAGATCTGCGCCTGCCTTTATCGAGTTAGATACGAAATTATCCATCTTTGAAACAGGTATTAAGGTCGTCGATCTTTTAGCTCCTTATCGACGTGGAGGAAAAATAGGACTATTTGGGGGGGCTGGAGTAGGTAAAACAGTACTGATCATGGAATTAATCAATAACATTGCTAAAGCTCATGGGGGCGTATCCGTATTCGGTGGAGTAGGGGAACGGACTCGTGAAGGAAATGATCTTTATATGGAAATGAAGGAATCCGGAGTAATTAATGAAAAAAATATTGAAGAATCAAAGGTAGCTCTAGTCTATGGCCAAATGAATGAACCACCGGGAGCTCGTATGAGAGTTGGTTTAACTGCCCTAACTATGGCAGAATATTTCCGAGATGTTAATAAGCAAGACGTGCTTTTATTTATCGATAATATCTTTCGTTTTGTTCAAGCAGGATCAGAGGTATCCGCTTTATTAGGGAGAATGCCCTCCGCAGTGGGTTATCAACCTACTCTTAGTACAGAAATGGGTTCTTTGCAAGAAAGAATTGCTTCTACTAAAAAGGGATCTATAACTTCGATTCAAGCAGTTTATGTACCTGCGGACGATTTGACCGACCCTGcccctgccacaacatttgcacaTTTGGATGCTACTACCGTACTTTCCAGAGGATTAGCTTCCAAGGGTATTTATCCAGCAGTAGATCCTTTAGATTCAACATCAACTATGTTACAGCCTCGGATCGTTGGCAACGAACATTATGAAACTGCGCAAAGAGTTAAGGAAACTTTACAACGTTACAAAGAACTTCAGGACATTATCGCAATTCTTGGCTTGGATGAATTATCGGAAGAGGATCGTTTAACTGTAGCAAGAGCAAGAAAAATTGAGCGTTTCTTATCACAACCGTTCTTTGTGGCAGAAGTTTTTACTGGTTCTCCAGGAAAGTATGTTGCTCTTGCGGAAACTATTAGGGGATTTCAACTAATCCTTTCCGGAGAATTAGACGGCCTACCTGAACAGGCTTTTTATTTGGTGGGTAACATCGATGAAGCTAGCACGAAAGCTATAACcttagaagaggagaacaaatcgcAGAAATGA
- the LOC123420285 gene encoding photosystem I P700 chlorophyll a apoprotein A2 yields the protein MELRFPRFSQGLAQDPTTRRIWFGIATAHDFESHDDITEERLYQNIFASHFGQLAIIFLWTSGNLFHVAWQGNFESWIQDPLHVRPIAHAIWDPHFGQPAVEAFTRGGAAGPVNIAYSGVYQWWYTIGLRTNEDLYTGALFLLFLSTLSLIASWLHLQPKWKPSLSWFKNAESRLNHHLSGLFGVSSLAWTGHLVHVAIPASRGEYVRWNNFLDVLPYPQGLGPLLTGQWNLYAQNPDSSNHLFGTAQGAGTAILTLLGGFHPQTQSLWLTDMAHHHLAIAFIFLIAGHMYRTNFGIGHSIKDLLEAHTPPGGRLGRGHKGLYDTINNSIHFQLGLALASLGVITSLVAQHMYSLPPYAFIAQDFTTQAALYTHHQYIAGFIMTGAFAHGAIFFIRDYNPEQNEDNVLARMLDHKEAIISHLSWASLFLGFHTLGLYVHNDVMLAFGTPEKQILIEPIFAQWIQSAHGKTTYGFDILLSSTNGPAFNAGRSLWLPGWLNAVNENSNSLFLTIGPGDFLVHHAIALGLHTTTLILVKGALDARGSKLMPDKKDFGYSFPCDGPGRGGTCDISAWDAFYLAVFWMLNTIGWVTFYWHWKHITLWQGNVSQFNESSTYLMGWLRDYLWLNSSQLINGYNPFGMNSLSVWAWMFLFGHLVWATGFMFLISWRGYWQELIETLAWAHERTPLANLIRWRDKPVALSIVQARLVGLAHFSVGYIFTYAAFLIASTSGKFG from the coding sequence ATGGAATTAAGATTTCCCAGGTTTAGCCAAGGCTTAGCTCAGGACCCCACTACTCGTCGTATTTGGTTTGGTATTGCTACCGCACATGATTtcgaaagtcatgatgatattacTGAAGAACGTCTTTATCAGAACATTTTTGCTTCTCACTTTGGGCAATTAGCAATAATCTTTCTATGGACGTCCGGAAATCTGTTTCATGTAGCTTGGCAAGGAAATTTTGAATCATGGATACAGGATCCTTTACACGTAAGACCTATTGCTCATGCGATTTGGGATCCTCATTTTGGTCAACCCGCTGTGGAAGCCTTTACTCGAGGAGGTGCTGCTGGTCCAGTGAATATTGCTTATTCTGGGGTTTATCAGTGGTGGTATACAATAGGATTACGCACCAATGAAGATCTTTATACTGGAgctctttttctattatttctttctacGCTGTCCTTAATAGCGAGTTGGTTACATCTACAACCCAAATGGAAACCAAGCCTTTCGTGGTTCAAAAACGCGGAATCTCGTCTCAATCATCATTTGTCAGGACTTTTCGGGGTAAGTTCTTTGGCTTGGACAGGACATTTAGTTCATGTTGCTATTCCCGCATCCAGGGGGGAGTACGTTCGATGGAATAATTTCTTAGATGTATTACCCTATCCCCAGGGGTTGGGACCCCTTTTGACGGGTCAGTGGAATCTTTATGCCCAAAACCCTGATTCGAGTAATCATTTATTTGGTACCGCTCAAGGAGCGGGAACTGCCATTCTAACTCTTCTTGGGGGATTCCATCCACAAACACAAAGTTTGTGGCTGACTGATATGGCTCACCATCATTTAGCTATTGCATTTATTTTTCTCATTGCCGGTCACATGTATCGAACTAACTTCGGAATTGGGCACAGTATTAAAGATCTTTTAGAAGCGCATACTCCTCCGGGGGGTCGATTAGGGCGTGGGCATAAGGGCCTTTATGACACAATCAACAATTCGATTCATTTTCAGTTAGGTCTTGCTCTAGCTTCTTTAGGGGTTATTACTTCCTTAGTAGCTCAACATATGTACTCTTTACCTCCTTATGCATTCATAGCACAAGACTTTACTACTCAAGCTGCTTTATATACTCATCACCAATATATTGCGGGGTTCATCATGACAGGGGCTTTTGCTCATGGAGCTATTTTTTTCATTAGGGATTACAATCCGGAACAGAATGAGGATAATGTATTGGCAAGAATGTTAGACCATAAAGAAGCTATCATATCTCATTTAAGTTGGGCTAGCCTCTTTCTAGGATTCCATACCTTGGGCCTTTATGTTCATAACGACGTCATGCTTGCTTTTGGTACTCCAGAAAAGCAAATCTTGATCGAACCTATATTTGCCCAATGGATACAATCTGCTCATGGCAAGACGACATATGGGTTCGATATactcttatcttcaacgaatggccCCGCTTTCAATGCGGGTCGAAGCCTATGGTTGCCCGGATGGTTGAATGCTGTTAATGAGAATAGTAATTCGCTTTTCTTAACAATAGGACCTGGGGATTTCTTGGTTCATCATGCTATTGCTCTAGGTTTGCATACAACTACATTGATTTTAGTAAAGGGCGCTTTAGACGCACGCGGTTCCAAATTAATGCCGGATAAAAAGGATTTTGGGTATAGTTTTCCTTGTGACGGCCCAGGGCGCGGCGGTACTTGTGATATTTCTGCTTGGGACGCATTTTATTTGGCAGTTTTCTGGATGTTAAATACCATTGGGTGGGTTACTTTTTATTGGCATTGGAAACATATCACATTATGGCAGGGCAACGTTTcacaatttaatgaatcctccacTTATTTGATGGGATGGTTAAGAGATTACCTATGGTTAAACTCTTCACAACTTATCAATGGATATAATCCTTTTGGGATGAATAGTTTATCGGTATGGGCTTGGATGTTCTTATTTGGACATCTTGTTTGGGCTACTGGATTTATGTTCTTAATTTCTTGGCGGGGGTATTGGCAGGAATTAATTGAGACTTTAGCATGGGCTCATGAACGCACACCTTTAGCTAATTTAATTCGCTGGAGAGATAAGCCTGTGGCTCTTTCCATTGTGCAAGCAAGATTGGTTGGATTAGCTCACTTTTCCGTGGGTTATATATTCACTTATGCAGCTTTCTTGATTGCCTCAACATCAGGCAAGTTTGGTTAA